TTATCAATTCATAATTTCCATTTGTAAAGAGATCCTTCTTCGCATCAATATTCTCCAGAAGAGAATTGATATTAATAATCGTCTGGTAATATTGCAACCAAACATCCTCAAGAAGCTTTTTCGTTGAAGTCTGTGTAAAATCGAAATTACTGATATGATAGATCTCTGCCTGTGTCGAATTGGCAGATGGTATCGTCCAGTGCTGGGCCATCATTTCCGGCAGTTTCATCGTCGTGTTGAGCCCGTAAAGCTCCGGAGTCGCCATTCTGATATAAGCTCCGGTAAGTACATCTTTGAACCCTTGCTCGGACTCGAACATCGTAGTCTGCCGCATTTCGAGTTCCGGTTGTATATCCAGCCATTCGTTACACGAGGTAAACGTCAAGGCCACTGCAACTGATAAGTATAAATATATCTTTTTCATCTTCATGCTGATTGATTATTGTTTCTAGTATTAAAACCTTACCGATAGTGAAACCGAGAATTTACGGGCAAAAGGATAGGAAAGTCCGCGTTCCTGCTTAACCGTCGAAAGGTAGAAAACATCTTCGGCATAAAAACCGATGGCCAGATAGTCCAAACGGCAATGTCTCTTCAGCCATTCTGTATCGAATTCATAATTAACATTTAGCGTGTTAAGACTAAGGGCATTTTCCTTCATCACAAAACGGGAAGAGGCATTTGTGGTATTGAAATCTTTAATATTCTTGAATTTCGTAACATCACCTTCATTCTGCCAGCGATCGTACAAAGCCCGCTTGTCCAGATTTCCCCAGCGTTTCACTGCAGTTGTAGTGTTCTCCACTTTATCCACAAGCGTCTGGTTATAGATATGGCCCCCAAGACGATAAGAGAACGTAGCATTCAACGTAATATCTCTCCATCGGAACATGGTTCTGAGATTGCCCCGAACTTTAGGTTCATTCACCCCGAAAGGCACCTTGTCTTTCGGGTCCCACGTGTAGACTCTCTCCCCATCCTTGTTCAAAAACAATTCAGAACCTGTTGCCGGATCAATTCCAAGTGAACGAACCACGAAAATCGTATTCATGGACTGTCCCTCCTGGTAAAGAAAGCTCGGATTAGGTCCGGCCTCGTCTAACAATTCTGAATTAAGGAATTCCAACGCATTGGATATTTTCAGTATCTTGTTTACATTGTGTGCAAGATTTCCTCCGACAGACCACATAATATGACTTTCACTATTTCTGATCAAAAACACATTAGCGTCAAGCTCGATACCCCTGTTGCGTACCTCCCCGACATTTGCCTTATAACTGGAGAAACCTCCGGCCGTGGGCAGATTAATATCTGTAAGCAAATCCTCCGTGAGCTTATTGTAATAGTCCACGTTCAAACGTACCAAACCATTGAAAAGAGAGGTTTCAACTCCCAGATTCAATTGCTTTGTCTTCTGCCAAGACAAATCCGGATTACCCATTCCAAGCATATATGCCCCGTTCCAATACTTATAGTTCTCCTGTCCAAAATACCGGTAAGTGGTCAGTGCCTGATACGAACTGAAATTCTGGGACCCGATAGTACCATAAGAGAAGCGAAAACGAAGCAAATTAATAGCATTTGACGAACTCAAAAAATTTTCATTATGTACGTTCCATCCCAACCCGGCAGAAAAGAAAGGAGCCGTACGGTCATTACTTCCAAATTTGGACGATCCCTCGATCTTCCCAGAGAAATCGACAAAATAACGACGATCGTAAGTATAGTTGACATTAAATATCAAACCTAACCGACGGGAATGAGCCTCCGTACTGGTAGGCTTTCCTAAAGCATAAGCTCCGGCCATTCCCAAGTTCTTCATATTCAACGACGAGAAACCTCGCCCGGTAACAGAATAGCTCTCATCCTTATCTTCTGCAAGATTGGCACTCAACCCGGCATAAAGCTGATGAACTTTATTGAAAATTTTCGTGTAATTGACCGTTAAATTCCCCTCGTATGAAAACATATAGGAGGTCGTGTAGGTATAATTTCCCTTCATATTGGAATTCTCACCCTTGTACTCGTCAGTGTCAAAACTGGTATGCTCGCGGGAAAGATATTTATCCGTACGAGAATCCTGTTTCGTGAAACCGAAGTTTCCCCGCACGAACAAGTCGGAAGTGATTTTCCACTCTATGGCAAAGTTATTCTGGATATTCGTGTAACTACCATCATCCCGAGAAGGCAGCGACGCATTGTAAAGCGGATTACCAGCCGGATCCGGAGTCCGGGAGGTCTGGGATATAGTTTCCACCAACTGTTTCTTTATATGCCCCTCGTCATCATAAGGAGTATAAATTGGATTCGCCAGAGAATATTCCGAAAAACTTCCATACGGAGAATTTTTATTTTTATTATAACTAATAGTCAAATCGTTTTGAAACTTCAGATTTTTAAGTTCATACTGGAAATACAAATTTCCCGATAACGTGTTACGTGACGATCCTTTCATCACTCCATTGATATTATTATAAGAAAGTCCGATCGCATATTTGAAGTTATCTGAGCCCCCGTCTACCCGCAAGCTATGTCGATTCCCGACACCCGTCTTCACCGGATACTTCAGCCAATAGGTATTCACACCCCGTTCGACTTCAATCAAACGACGATTATACAGTTCCATCAGATTCTGGTTATTGGGATTGTACTTATCATCAAGCATTCCTGCCGCTACTTCATAATCTAGCTTTTCTCGGGCGTTCATCAAGTTATAAGATGTGAAATCAGGAGCCTCTATATTGACAGATCCGCGATAACTCACTCTCAACTTACCGGCTTCTGGACGCTTGAGAGTAATCACTACCACCCCATTCGCCCCGCGAGCCCCATACATCGCAGTAGCGCTTGCATCTTTCAGCAGCGTGATTGTTTCAACAAGCTCGTCATCCATATCCATCACTCGTTGAAGTGACACCTCGAAACCATCCATGATAAACAAAGGTAAGTTAGCCGTACTCTTCACGCTACTCTCCTCTTGAAGATTGCGCACATTGACATCCATACTGGTACGCCCGCGAATGGTAATATCCGGCAACTGGTTCGGGTCCGATCCAAATTCAATATTATCCGCTATATTAAAACTCGGATCAATATTACTAATCTGAGACAAAATACTACGATTACCCGATGCTTTCAGATCGCTGGCAGAAATCGTTTTAACTGCCCCTGTGTAACTTTCACGGGATTTATTGAAAATACCTGTCACGACAACCTGATCTATTGATTGGACATCATCCTGTAACACGACATTGATTTCCGTTTTTCCGGTAATACGAACTTCCTGCGAAGTCTTCCCGATAAAGGAAACCACTACCAGATCGTGATCAGCCGGGACCTCCAGTTCAAAATTACCGGTAGCATTTGTAACCACTCCCACGCTTGTACCTTTGACAACAACCGTCGCACCGATAAGAGGCAATCCATCAGCCTCGGTAACAACTCCTTTTATTTTCACAGCTTTTTGTCTAATAGTATCTTGCACCGGTTGTTCCTTAATTTTAATAATGACCACTTTCCCCTCAATCTGGTATGTACAAGGCTTTCCGATCAAAACGGCATCCATCAAACGTTTTATGGAAACATTGGTAACGTTCACACTGACTTTCCCAATACTCTGTACTGTTTCCGTACTATACATGAATGAATAGTCAGTCTGTGTTTCGACCTCCCGAACGATTTCCTCGAACGGAACATTTTGTTTATTGATACTTATGTTTCGGTTTTCCTGTGCAGACACTTGCGAAGAAAACAGAGAAAAGAAACATAACACCACAATAACAAGCAAACATCTTGCTCTTGGGGAAGAAATTCTATTTCCCCAAAGACACTCTTGTCTCTTTTTTTTCATACATTTAATTGGTAGGTTTATCGAGTTCTAAAATTATTATCTTTGCAAAAGTCGAAGGGTGAAAAGAAGAAGAACTCGTTAACCTTCTTTCCCCTGTTTGGTTGACCCGAATTCCTGCCCGAATTCGGGTTCATCATTTGTGTTACAGTTATTCTTTGCCGTTCTTAATTTTTATATGATTCCCAGATACTAAAAATCTAATCTCACCAGTCTTTTCCATCAGACTCATTAATTGGTCAAAACGATCCATATGTGGAAGCCTTAACCGAAACTTCTTGTTTTTTAACGCACTATCCTCAAAGCTATACTCGAAACCAAACCACTGACTGAATTCATGCATAATCTCGTCAAGAGTTCGGTTGTCGAACACGAACATTCCCCGGGATCGTTCCCTGTAAACATCCGCATTCACCTCCTCAATTTTGATTTGCCGATTCCCGCAATCGAAGATGGCCATCTGATTCGGTTGCAAGACCGTCGTACCGTTCAGCATCACCTTACCAGTAACAAGCACGGTTTCTATCGTTTGTTCTTCTTTGTAAGCTCTCACATTAAAACTCGTTCCCAAGACTTCAATCGAAACCTGTTCCGTATTTACTGTAAAGGGTCGAGTAGAATCACGTTTCACGTTAAAGTACCCCTCACCCAACAACATCACGGAACGCTCATCCAACGAGAAGAATTCCGGGAACTGCAATTCAGAACCGGGATATAACACTACGGTCGTACTATCTTCCAAGATGATGGTTCGTGTTGCACCACACAAAACCCTCACTTTATATAATTCCGGAGCAGATGTCGATTTTTTTTCCAAGGGGACCGTATTTTGTCGGATAATATCCAGTACGTTCGTTTTATCCGTCAACACCACGCTATGACCGGAAGGAAACTCAAGTACCGTCTCATTTTCCAGCAAAACAATCTCTCTTCCCGTATCATCAACCTGGTTCATATACAAATAAAACCCACCGGAAAGCCCGAGGCATACAATAATAATTGCGGCATACCGTAACAAAAGCCTCCCGACATGACGTTTCGGACGTTTCAGTTCATTCTCTATAGACAACCACACTTTTTTCCCGGTTTCTATTTCTGCATCATCATTACCCAATGTCATTTCCTTTTCGGCAACATCCTGAATAATTTTCTGAATGTTCACACCCGCTTTCCTCGCCAGCGAGACAAGCTCTTTTTTCTCCCCTTCAGATATATCCTGCATGACGAACTTCGTTAGCAGCCGTGCAAGCCTTGTCGATTTATAATACTCTTTCATGTTTCAACAATGTTTTTACACTTCTAATATCCACAACCGGACAAAAGGTATTATCCTATGACCCAAAAAATGTTTTTACATTTAAAAAGATAACAGGATAATACCTTTTCATCTCTTCTGGATATTTAAGGAAGTAAAAACACTTATCAATTTGAAATTATGAAAAAATGTATTTTAGTACTAGCTATTGTATTATCATCAGTAGCTCCTTTTGCCCAAGGTGTTAATTTTCAAGAATTAACACTCAAGGAAGCATGTGCAAAAGCAAAGGCCGAAAACAAACTTGTATTCATAGATTGTTATACAGATTGGTGTGGGCCATGCCGGTTGATGACCGAAGAAATATTCCCCATGAAAGAAATGGGAGACTATTTCAACCCGAAATACATATGTATTAAAGCAAATGCTGAAAAAGGTGAAGAAGGTCCCGCCATCAAAGAAAAATTCGGGATCAAAGCGTACCCGACATTTGTCATTCTCAACAACGATGGCAACCTGATACATATGTTTGCCGGTGGAGTGCTGGGACTTGAGTTTATTGATAAAGTTGAAGAATCCTTTAATCCGGAACTCGCATTCGGAGAACTTCAAAAGCGATACAATGCAGGCGAACGGAGTAAAAAGCTAACCTCTAGCTATCTTCAAGCATTACAACATACCTACACGACGAACGTGGGTCCCCTCATCGAAGAGTTTGCCAACTCTCTAAGTGATGATGAATTGATATGCGAGGAGTGTTTGTTTCTATTCGACGAACACGCACGGTTAGGTTCTCCACGAGAGAAATTCCTTACACAACACGTGGAAAAATTCCGTGAAGTCGTGGGGCAAGATAAAGTGGATCAAATCCTAAATCGGAAATACGAAGCCTATTATTGTGGTATTCTTGGCAAACAAATGGCTGCAACCACGACTGATGTAGAACAAGTTAACAAACAACTGGAAGCACTTCACCTTACTGGAGTAACCTCTTTACCTCTCTATCAAGCGGCAGTAGCCACTTATCTGACGAAAGAAGGAGGGGAAGCACTTTTCGAAATGATTAAAAAGGTATCCGGTGACCTTGAAAATAATGACATCGATCGATTCCTATACTTCACCATTCCGGCCGTAAACGAAGTATGGAGTGAAGACCAGAGTAAACAAATTGTCGCTCTGATTAACAAAGACGATATACGAACCCGGATCATAAACACGCTGGAACGTCAGAAAAAGACTTCACAACCCAAATAAAAGAACAAAACTACTAATATCTTTAAGTTCTTGACGTAAAGAGGCATAGGCTTTTGTTTTTTGGTTCTTTACCGTATTGATAGAAATATTGAGAGTGTCGGCGATCATCTGTTCGCTCATGCCGGACATCGACAACAGAATGATCTCCCGACGCTTTTCAGGTAATAAGGAAATGGCCCGGGATATTTCACGATTAAACTCGATTTCGGTGATTTTGAGCAATACATCATCACTCTCCTTGTTCTCGGCAGATTCGAGATTCAGTACATGTTTATTTCTCGTGATGTATTTCACCGTATTATTTCTCAACGCTTTATAAAAATAAGCCTTAAAATGATCTTCACTCTTGAAAGCTTGTCGTTTATCCCAGATATGAATGAACACCTCTTGAAGAATATCGTCTGCAGAAGAATCGTCAACTTGGAAAGACTTGACAAACTGGCGTCCTGCAGAGAAAAAACCCCAGAATAACTCTTCGAATGCACGTTGATTTCCTTCCCGAAATCTTTTAATTATCTCATCCATAAAACAACTTTATTTACATATCCACTATTGACTTTCCTGTATTCCGTTTCTTACCTCCAACAAAATAACTATCCACAAACCCACAAAAGGTACTATCGTACCCTAACATTATTTTAGGTCACAAACCCCATATCATACATAGATCCTAAAAGGAAACACCAGACTAAAGCTAGAAATAAATTTCCAGCAAAAACAATTGAAACAAAACTTTAACATACAATCACCTCTAGGTCATACCTATGTTCCTTCGATGTTTCAATATAACTCCGTTTTGATTCATTCCGCATTCAAATGTATTTTCT
The window above is part of the Butyricimonas paravirosa genome. Proteins encoded here:
- a CDS encoding SusC/RagA family TonB-linked outer membrane protein, which encodes MKKKRQECLWGNRISSPRARCLLVIVVLCFFSLFSSQVSAQENRNISINKQNVPFEEIVREVETQTDYSFMYSTETVQSIGKVSVNVTNVSIKRLMDAVLIGKPCTYQIEGKVVIIKIKEQPVQDTIRQKAVKIKGVVTEADGLPLIGATVVVKGTSVGVVTNATGNFELEVPADHDLVVVSFIGKTSQEVRITGKTEINVVLQDDVQSIDQVVVTGIFNKSRESYTGAVKTISASDLKASGNRSILSQISNIDPSFNIADNIEFGSDPNQLPDITIRGRTSMDVNVRNLQEESSVKSTANLPLFIMDGFEVSLQRVMDMDDELVETITLLKDASATAMYGARGANGVVVITLKRPEAGKLRVSYRGSVNIEAPDFTSYNLMNAREKLDYEVAAGMLDDKYNPNNQNLMELYNRRLIEVERGVNTYWLKYPVKTGVGNRHSLRVDGGSDNFKYAIGLSYNNINGVMKGSSRNTLSGNLYFQYELKNLKFQNDLTISYNKNKNSPYGSFSEYSLANPIYTPYDDEGHIKKQLVETISQTSRTPDPAGNPLYNASLPSRDDGSYTNIQNNFAIEWKITSDLFVRGNFGFTKQDSRTDKYLSREHTSFDTDEYKGENSNMKGNYTYTTSYMFSYEGNLTVNYTKIFNKVHQLYAGLSANLAEDKDESYSVTGRGFSSLNMKNLGMAGAYALGKPTSTEAHSRRLGLIFNVNYTYDRRYFVDFSGKIEGSSKFGSNDRTAPFFSAGLGWNVHNENFLSSSNAINLLRFRFSYGTIGSQNFSSYQALTTYRYFGQENYKYWNGAYMLGMGNPDLSWQKTKQLNLGVETSLFNGLVRLNVDYYNKLTEDLLTDINLPTAGGFSSYKANVGEVRNRGIELDANVFLIRNSESHIMWSVGGNLAHNVNKILKISNALEFLNSELLDEAGPNPSFLYQEGQSMNTIFVVRSLGIDPATGSELFLNKDGERVYTWDPKDKVPFGVNEPKVRGNLRTMFRWRDITLNATFSYRLGGHIYNQTLVDKVENTTTAVKRWGNLDKRALYDRWQNEGDVTKFKNIKDFNTTNASSRFVMKENALSLNTLNVNYEFDTEWLKRHCRLDYLAIGFYAEDVFYLSTVKQERGLSYPFARKFSVSLSVRF
- a CDS encoding FecR family protein, which encodes MKEYYKSTRLARLLTKFVMQDISEGEKKELVSLARKAGVNIQKIIQDVAEKEMTLGNDDAEIETGKKVWLSIENELKRPKRHVGRLLLRYAAIIIVCLGLSGGFYLYMNQVDDTGREIVLLENETVLEFPSGHSVVLTDKTNVLDIIRQNTVPLEKKSTSAPELYKVRVLCGATRTIILEDSTTVVLYPGSELQFPEFFSLDERSVMLLGEGYFNVKRDSTRPFTVNTEQVSIEVLGTSFNVRAYKEEQTIETVLVTGKVMLNGTTVLQPNQMAIFDCGNRQIKIEEVNADVYRERSRGMFVFDNRTLDEIMHEFSQWFGFEYSFEDSALKNKKFRLRLPHMDRFDQLMSLMEKTGEIRFLVSGNHIKIKNGKE
- a CDS encoding thioredoxin family protein → MKKCILVLAIVLSSVAPFAQGVNFQELTLKEACAKAKAENKLVFIDCYTDWCGPCRLMTEEIFPMKEMGDYFNPKYICIKANAEKGEEGPAIKEKFGIKAYPTFVILNNDGNLIHMFAGGVLGLEFIDKVEESFNPELAFGELQKRYNAGERSKKLTSSYLQALQHTYTTNVGPLIEEFANSLSDDELICEECLFLFDEHARLGSPREKFLTQHVEKFREVVGQDKVDQILNRKYEAYYCGILGKQMAATTTDVEQVNKQLEALHLTGVTSLPLYQAAVATYLTKEGGEALFEMIKKVSGDLENNDIDRFLYFTIPAVNEVWSEDQSKQIVALINKDDIRTRIINTLERQKKTSQPK
- a CDS encoding RNA polymerase sigma factor, which codes for MDEIIKRFREGNQRAFEELFWGFFSAGRQFVKSFQVDDSSADDILQEVFIHIWDKRQAFKSEDHFKAYFYKALRNNTVKYITRNKHVLNLESAENKESDDVLLKITEIEFNREISRAISLLPEKRREIILLSMSGMSEQMIADTLNISINTVKNQKTKAYASLRQELKDISSFVLLFGL